The Saccharopolyspora gloriosae genome window below encodes:
- a CDS encoding universal stress protein → MPIGRRGCAVAVDGTPESERAVEWVCANAELCGDELVLSTVVADPLPADAHPDWLVDLAARTRQRLGVPVRDEVLIGRPVPRLLEVAGRAPLLVLGSRGHRAFHDAVLGSVALGVATRSPNPAVVVRGAAEQVRHETVVAGVDGSAGGNRALEFACEAAEALRCDVLAVQASPDAAFIPGPYGQPDRTELVDRAELVLAESVAGFAPRHPDVTLRRLTSSMDPITTLAEAATGARLLVVGRRGSGGFTEMLLGSVSRGVLHHATCPVAVVPPGGEPSRGAR, encoded by the coding sequence ATGCCGATCGGGAGACGCGGGTGCGCGGTCGCCGTGGACGGCACGCCCGAATCGGAACGGGCCGTCGAGTGGGTCTGTGCGAACGCGGAGCTCTGCGGCGATGAACTGGTGCTGAGCACGGTCGTCGCCGACCCGCTCCCGGCCGACGCCCACCCGGATTGGCTCGTCGATCTCGCCGCCCGCACCCGGCAGCGCCTCGGCGTGCCGGTGCGCGACGAGGTCCTGATCGGCCGACCGGTTCCGCGGCTCCTGGAAGTGGCGGGCCGCGCGCCGCTGCTGGTGCTCGGTTCACGTGGTCACCGCGCGTTCCACGACGCCGTGCTCGGTTCGGTGGCGCTCGGGGTGGCGACGCGCTCCCCGAACCCCGCGGTGGTGGTGCGCGGGGCGGCCGAGCAGGTGCGGCACGAGACCGTCGTGGCCGGGGTCGACGGGTCGGCCGGCGGGAACCGCGCCCTGGAGTTCGCCTGCGAAGCGGCGGAAGCGCTGCGCTGCGACGTGCTCGCGGTGCAGGCGTCGCCGGATGCCGCTTTCATCCCGGGGCCCTACGGCCAGCCCGACCGCACGGAACTGGTCGACCGCGCGGAACTGGTGCTCGCCGAATCGGTCGCGGGATTCGCCCCGAGGCACCCGGACGTCACCCTCCGGCGGCTCACCAGCTCGATGGATCCGATCACCACCTTGGCGGAAGCCGCCACCGGTGCGCGCCTGCTGGTCGTGGGGCGTCGCGGATCCGGCGGGTTCACCGAGATGCTGCTGGGTTCGGTGTCGCGCGGGGTGCTGCACCACGCCACGTGCCCGGTCGCCGTGGTGCCGCCGGGCGGTGAGCCGTCGCGAGGAGCCCGATGA
- the eboE gene encoding metabolite traffic protein EboE → MLSYCTNVHPAEDLDGVRAQLAEHAAPIRKKLDVDVLGVGLWLAADVAEQLSADPGAVRGLKSELDGLGLAAVTFNAFPHRGFHDPVVKHRVYEPRWTEPQRLHHTLRCAEILAALLPEGGRGSISTLPLGWRTPWTTRDEDAARRNLDRAAAGLRELEDRTGRRVRLAVEPEPGCLLDTVADALAWLPGCDTDYIGLCLDTCHLAVSFADPAATVRAITGSGVDVVKVQASAALHVDDPAAARGELARYAEPRYLHQVRERTAEGVRCCDDLPQAFDELPGTGPWRVHFHVPVHWAAEGPVRPTTDVLRDALAALADPLPDVEVETYTWNVLPEPPEDLADGIAAELRFTRRLLDERSTR, encoded by the coding sequence ATGTTGTCCTACTGCACCAACGTTCATCCTGCCGAAGACCTCGACGGGGTCCGCGCCCAGCTCGCCGAGCACGCGGCGCCCATCCGCAAGAAGCTCGACGTGGACGTGCTCGGCGTGGGCCTGTGGCTGGCGGCGGACGTCGCCGAGCAGCTGTCCGCGGACCCGGGCGCGGTGCGCGGGCTGAAGTCCGAGCTGGACGGACTCGGGCTCGCCGCGGTCACGTTCAACGCCTTCCCGCACCGCGGATTCCACGACCCGGTGGTCAAGCACCGGGTGTACGAACCGCGCTGGACCGAGCCGCAACGCCTGCACCACACCCTGCGCTGCGCCGAGATCCTCGCCGCACTGCTGCCCGAAGGCGGCCGGGGCAGCATCTCCACGCTCCCGCTGGGATGGCGCACGCCGTGGACGACCCGCGACGAGGACGCGGCCCGGCGCAACCTCGACCGGGCCGCCGCCGGACTGCGGGAGCTGGAGGACCGGACCGGCCGCCGGGTGCGCCTCGCGGTCGAACCGGAACCCGGTTGCCTGCTGGACACCGTCGCGGACGCGCTGGCGTGGCTGCCCGGCTGCGACACCGACTACATCGGGCTGTGCCTGGACACCTGCCACTTGGCGGTGTCCTTCGCCGACCCGGCCGCGACGGTGCGGGCGATCACCGGCAGCGGCGTCGACGTCGTCAAAGTCCAGGCCTCCGCCGCGCTGCACGTCGACGATCCGGCCGCGGCGCGCGGCGAACTCGCCCGCTACGCCGAACCCCGCTACCTGCACCAGGTTCGCGAGCGCACCGCTGAAGGCGTCCGCTGCTGCGACGACCTGCCCCAGGCGTTCGACGAACTCCCCGGAACCGGGCCGTGGCGCGTGCACTTCCACGTCCCCGTGCACTGGGCCGCCGAAGGCCCGGTGCGCCCGACGACCGACGTGCTGCGCGACGCCCTCGCCGCGCTGGCGGATCCGCTGCCGGACGTCGAAGTGGAGACCTACACCTGGAACGTGCTGCCCGAACCACCGGAGGACCTCGCCGACGGCATCGCGGCGGAGCTGAGGTTCACCCGGCGACTCCTCGACGAACGGAGCACCCGGTGA
- a CDS encoding EboA domain-containing protein: protein MTALRFGYGTNGFTNHRLDDALRLIADLGYDGVALTLDHHHLDPFADDLTEQVRRVRGVLQRLELSVVVETGARYLLDPHVKHHPTLVSDDSERRVDFLRRAVRIAADLGSDVVSFWSGIRPSDVDESTAFQRVVEGTSQVVEEAARCGVLLGLEPEPGMAVDTVDAALAVRARLGDPEPLGITLDVGHCVAVERDTAADCVRRLRNRLVHVQLDDMRRGVHEHLEFGDGELDLAGTLDALAEVGFTGLAAVELPRHGHAAPQVARRAIDTLRCPWVAEALAAVRREPASIATSFPAVGRHVGRGPVEVDDPDGLVHGTVDDQVRGRLLRALADGVAPAGLTEEMTALYRYGDDAERRGVLRALPGLDRPSLIAAGLELVRDALRTNDIRLVAAAMGPFARHLDDHTWRHGVLKCLFTGVPLTAVAGLRRRADDELRRMVADFAAERRAAGRAVPDDALALLEA from the coding sequence GTGACCGCACTGCGATTCGGCTACGGCACCAACGGATTCACCAACCACCGGCTCGACGACGCCCTGCGGCTGATCGCCGACCTCGGCTACGACGGGGTCGCGCTCACGCTCGACCACCACCACCTGGACCCGTTCGCCGACGACCTCACCGAGCAGGTGCGCCGGGTGCGCGGCGTGCTGCAGCGGCTGGAGCTGTCGGTCGTGGTCGAGACCGGGGCGCGCTACCTGCTGGACCCGCACGTCAAGCACCATCCGACGCTGGTGTCCGACGACAGCGAGCGCCGGGTGGACTTCCTGCGGCGAGCGGTGCGCATCGCCGCCGACCTCGGATCGGACGTCGTGTCGTTCTGGTCCGGCATTCGACCGTCCGATGTGGACGAATCGACCGCGTTCCAGCGGGTCGTCGAGGGCACCTCCCAGGTCGTCGAGGAGGCCGCGCGGTGCGGCGTGCTGCTGGGGCTCGAACCGGAGCCCGGCATGGCCGTCGACACCGTCGACGCGGCGCTGGCCGTGCGCGCGCGGCTCGGCGACCCGGAACCGCTCGGCATCACCCTCGACGTCGGTCACTGCGTCGCGGTGGAGCGGGACACCGCCGCGGACTGCGTGCGGCGGCTGCGGAACCGGCTGGTGCACGTCCAACTCGACGACATGCGCCGGGGCGTGCACGAGCACCTGGAGTTCGGGGACGGCGAGCTCGACCTGGCCGGGACGCTGGACGCGCTGGCCGAGGTCGGGTTCACCGGCCTCGCCGCCGTCGAACTGCCCCGGCACGGCCACGCCGCCCCGCAAGTCGCCCGGCGCGCGATCGACACCCTGCGGTGCCCCTGGGTGGCCGAGGCGCTCGCCGCGGTGCGCCGGGAACCGGCGAGCATCGCGACGTCGTTCCCCGCGGTGGGCCGCCACGTCGGACGCGGTCCCGTCGAGGTGGACGACCCGGACGGGCTCGTGCACGGCACCGTCGACGACCAGGTGCGCGGCCGGCTGCTGCGCGCCCTGGCCGACGGCGTCGCTCCGGCGGGCCTCACCGAGGAGATGACGGCGCTGTACCGCTACGGCGACGACGCCGAACGCCGCGGCGTCCTGCGCGCCCTGCCCGGCCTCGACCGCCCCAGCCTGATCGCGGCCGGTCTGGAACTGGTGCGGGATGCCTTGCGCACCAACGACATCCGGCTGGTGGCCGCCGCGATGGGGCCGTTCGCCCGGCACCTCGACGACCACACCTGGCGCCACGGCGTGCTCAAGTGCCTGTTCACCGGGGTGCCGCTGACCGCCGTCGCCGGCCTGCGGCGCCGCGCCGACGACGAGCTCCGGCGCATGGTCGCCGACTTCGCCGCCGAACGCCGCGCCGCCGGGCGCGCCGTTCCCGACGACGCCCTCGCGCTCCTGGAGGCTTGA
- a CDS encoding sugar phosphate isomerase/epimerase family protein, giving the protein MPLPRRTLLHTAALLAAAGATGAATTTAAAATGHGRIPHHAISIQLYTLRAQLDEDVAATLRQVADIGYRSVETAGTHGLTTAEFRTILDDLGLRATSGHSDLEGDVDALIEDAHTLGHRHLVVPHAEFDTADGWRAFADRLNEAGSKCRDAGLRFGYHNHDHEFAPIDGVLPYDILRRRTDRRLVHFELDLYWAVHAGQDVLALIDAERDRIRQLHVKDRTPSGDMADPGTGTMDFPEIFDHARAHEFIVEHDNPTDALNTARVGYDYLRKVRW; this is encoded by the coding sequence ATGCCGCTGCCCCGCAGAACCCTGCTGCACACCGCCGCGTTGCTCGCCGCCGCCGGAGCGACCGGCGCCGCGACGACCACCGCCGCCGCCGCCACCGGCCACGGCCGCATCCCGCACCACGCCATCAGCATCCAGCTCTACACGCTGCGCGCGCAGCTGGACGAGGACGTGGCGGCGACGCTGCGTCAGGTCGCCGACATCGGCTACCGCAGCGTGGAAACGGCGGGCACCCACGGGCTCACCACCGCCGAGTTCCGCACGATCCTCGACGACCTCGGACTGCGCGCCACCTCCGGGCACTCCGACCTCGAAGGTGACGTGGACGCGCTGATCGAGGACGCGCACACCCTGGGCCACCGCCACCTGGTCGTCCCGCACGCGGAGTTCGACACCGCAGACGGCTGGCGCGCCTTCGCCGACCGGCTCAACGAAGCGGGCAGCAAGTGCCGCGACGCCGGTCTGCGCTTCGGCTACCACAACCACGACCACGAGTTCGCCCCGATCGACGGCGTGCTCCCGTACGACATCCTGCGCCGGCGCACGGATCGGCGGCTCGTCCACTTCGAACTCGACCTGTACTGGGCGGTGCACGCGGGCCAGGACGTGCTCGCGCTGATCGACGCCGAACGCGACCGCATCCGCCAGCTCCACGTCAAGGACCGCACCCCGAGCGGCGACATGGCCGACCCCGGCACCGGGACGATGGACTTCCCGGAGATCTTCGACCACGCGAGGGCCCACGAGTTCATCGTCGAGCACGACAACCCGACCGACGCGCTGAACACCGCCCGAGTCGGCTACGACTACCTCCGCAAGGTCCGTTGGTGA
- a CDS encoding TatD family hydrolase, producing the protein MRIFDPHIHMTSRTTDDYEAMHAAGVRALVEPAFWLGQPRTGVGSFTDYFDSLIGWERFRAARFGIRHHATIALNPKEANDPRCRAVLDVLPRYLAKDGVVAVGEVGYDSMTPEEDDAFAHQLQLAVDADLPVLVHTPHRDKPAGTRRTLDVVRESGLPPQRVLVDHLNEVTVGAVADSGCWMGFSIYPDTKMDEERMVALLREHGTERVLVNSAADWGRSDPLKTRATGEAMLRAGFTDADVDQVLWHNPIAFYGQSGRLNLDPLPGFTADAATFADNSVLRGSRN; encoded by the coding sequence ATGCGCATCTTCGACCCGCACATCCACATGACCTCGCGCACCACCGACGACTACGAGGCGATGCACGCCGCAGGGGTCCGCGCGCTCGTCGAACCCGCGTTCTGGCTCGGCCAGCCGCGCACCGGCGTCGGCTCGTTCACCGACTACTTCGACTCGCTGATCGGCTGGGAGCGCTTCCGAGCCGCGCGGTTCGGCATCCGCCACCACGCGACGATCGCGCTCAACCCCAAGGAGGCCAACGATCCCCGCTGCCGCGCGGTGCTCGACGTGCTGCCGCGCTACCTCGCCAAGGACGGCGTCGTCGCGGTCGGCGAGGTCGGCTACGACTCGATGACGCCGGAGGAGGACGACGCGTTCGCCCACCAGCTCCAGCTGGCCGTCGACGCCGACCTGCCGGTGCTGGTGCACACCCCGCACCGCGACAAGCCCGCCGGCACCCGCCGCACCCTCGACGTGGTGCGGGAATCCGGGCTGCCGCCGCAACGGGTGCTCGTCGACCACCTCAACGAGGTCACCGTCGGCGCGGTCGCCGACAGCGGCTGCTGGATGGGCTTCTCCATCTACCCGGACACCAAGATGGACGAGGAGCGGATGGTCGCGCTGCTGCGCGAGCACGGCACGGAGCGGGTGCTGGTCAACTCCGCCGCCGACTGGGGCCGGTCCGACCCGTTGAAGACGCGCGCCACCGGCGAAGCGATGCTGCGCGCCGGGTTCACCGACGCCGACGTCGACCAGGTGCTGTGGCACAACCCGATCGCGTTCTACGGGCAGAGCGGGCGGCTCAACCTCGACCCGCTGCCCGGGTTCACCGCCGACGCGGCCACCTTCGCCGACAACTCCGTGCTGCGCGGCTCCCGGAATTAG
- a CDS encoding glutaminase, producing MDLDRLLGRIVDEVAPLRGAGSAADYIPALARVDPGRFGIAIADLDGRVRGAGEWEAPFSVQSISKVFTLALVLAGGDDESLWRRVGREPSGNAFNSLVQLEHERGIPRNPFINAGALTVTDELVSLAGDATGELLAFLRAESGNPDLRVDEEVAASEAAHGDRNLALTHFMASYGNMRNPVATVLDQYVRQCSIEMSCRDLVRSGLFLAARGERRDGSELVTRRQAKRINAIMLTCGTYDAAGDFAYRVGIPGKSGVGGGILAIVPGRCAVAVWSPGLDERGNSVAGVAALDHFTTLTGWSVF from the coding sequence GTGGACTTGGACCGGTTGCTCGGACGGATCGTCGATGAGGTCGCCCCGCTGCGGGGAGCGGGGTCGGCCGCGGATTACATCCCGGCGCTCGCGCGGGTCGATCCGGGGCGCTTCGGCATCGCGATCGCCGATCTCGACGGCCGGGTGCGCGGGGCGGGGGAGTGGGAGGCGCCGTTCTCGGTGCAGAGCATCTCGAAGGTCTTCACCCTCGCGCTCGTGCTGGCCGGTGGCGACGACGAGTCGCTGTGGCGCCGCGTCGGGCGGGAGCCGTCGGGCAACGCGTTCAACTCGCTGGTCCAGCTGGAGCACGAGCGGGGCATCCCGCGGAACCCGTTCATCAACGCGGGCGCGTTGACGGTCACCGACGAGCTGGTCTCGCTGGCGGGGGACGCCACCGGCGAGCTGCTGGCGTTCCTGCGCGCCGAGAGCGGCAACCCGGACCTGCGGGTCGACGAGGAGGTGGCCGCTTCCGAGGCGGCTCACGGGGACCGCAACCTGGCGCTGACCCACTTCATGGCGTCCTACGGCAACATGCGAAATCCGGTGGCGACGGTGCTCGACCAGTACGTCCGGCAGTGCTCGATCGAGATGAGCTGCCGCGACCTGGTCCGCTCGGGACTGTTCCTCGCCGCGCGCGGCGAGCGGCGGGACGGTTCGGAGCTGGTCACGCGCAGGCAGGCGAAGCGCATCAACGCGATCATGCTGACCTGCGGGACCTACGACGCCGCGGGGGATTTCGCCTACCGCGTCGGCATTCCCGGCAAGAGCGGGGTCGGTGGCGGCATCCTCGCGATCGTGCCGGGCCGGTGCGCGGTCGCGGTGTGGAGTCCGGGGCTCGACGAGCGCGGCAACTCGGTGGCCGGTGTCGCGGCGCTCGACCACTTCACCACCTTGACCGGTTGGTCGGTCTTCTGA
- a CDS encoding SCO3242 family prenyltransferase codes for MATLISLTRAPAALTVLGDTAVGAAAAGRRLGGRRALLPAASVALYWAGMALNDWADRELDAVERPERPIPSGQVGAGAAAGVAALLAGCGVAAGAAAGTAEAGLVAGLAAAVVGYDVVFKDGAAGPAAMAACRGLDVLLGAGGARAAWPAAAVLAAHTCSVTALSRGEVRGADPRTAAAALATTALAAVAAASGRCASHRHRVAAVTAAGLYAAQVGAAQLRAYRSPDARTVRAATRDGIHGMVALQLALTARHDLGAATVLAAIPPAVRSLGRTVSAT; via the coding sequence CTGGCAACGTTGATCTCGTTGACCCGCGCTCCGGCCGCGCTGACGGTGCTCGGGGACACCGCCGTCGGCGCTGCGGCCGCCGGGCGCCGCCTGGGCGGGCGCCGCGCGCTGCTGCCGGCGGCCTCGGTGGCGCTGTACTGGGCGGGCATGGCGCTCAACGACTGGGCGGACCGCGAGCTCGACGCCGTGGAGCGCCCGGAACGGCCCATCCCGTCCGGGCAGGTCGGAGCCGGGGCAGCGGCCGGGGTGGCGGCGCTGCTCGCGGGGTGCGGCGTGGCTGCCGGAGCCGCCGCAGGAACGGCGGAGGCAGGGCTGGTCGCGGGACTCGCCGCCGCGGTCGTCGGCTACGACGTGGTGTTCAAGGACGGCGCGGCCGGACCCGCCGCCATGGCCGCGTGCCGCGGCCTCGACGTGCTGCTCGGCGCGGGCGGTGCTCGCGCGGCCTGGCCCGCGGCGGCCGTGCTGGCGGCGCACACCTGCTCGGTCACCGCGCTCTCGCGCGGTGAGGTCCGCGGCGCCGACCCCCGCACGGCAGCGGCCGCGCTCGCCACCACGGCGCTGGCCGCGGTCGCCGCCGCGAGCGGCCGCTGCGCGTCGCACCGGCACCGCGTCGCGGCCGTCACCGCGGCCGGGCTGTACGCCGCGCAGGTCGGCGCGGCGCAGCTGCGGGCCTACCGCAGCCCGGACGCGCGCACCGTCCGCGCGGCGACCCGCGACGGCATCCACGGCATGGTGGCGCTGCAGCTCGCCCTGACCGCCCGCCACGACCTCGGTGCCGCGACGGTGCTCGCCGCGATCCCGCCGGCGGTCCGGAGCCTGGGGAGGACGGTGTCGGCGACGTGA
- a CDS encoding alkaline phosphatase family protein translates to MKPVLLLDVVGLTPALLAHMPNLRSVADEGWQAELGTVLPAVTCSAQSTFLTGTMPAEHGIVGNGWYFRELGEVFLWRQHNRLVHGDKVWDTARRDHPGYTAANVCWWYAMGASTDWTVTPRPIYHADGRKSPDCYTRPPQLHDDLTAELGPFPLFQYWGPTASIASSRWIAAAAGRVLREHRPDLLLCYVPHLDYDLQRHGPRSPQARTAAAEVDAALAGLLAQARDASATVVVLSEYGITPVHRQVHVNRELRREGLLEVHTQAGMEYLDPWASRAFAVADHQTAHVYVRDPSDVPRVRDLVAGLPGVDEVLDRTRQARYGLDHPRAGDLVAVAEPDSWFTYYYWLDQDRAPDFARGVEIHRKPGYDPAELFLDPDDRWVKAKAALNLAKKKTGLRYAMNVVPLDGRAVQGSHGRLPDDPADGPVLLCSAPRVPAAVERTGRLAATDVHDLVLQLHGIR, encoded by the coding sequence GTGAAACCCGTTCTGCTGCTCGACGTCGTGGGCCTGACCCCGGCGCTGCTCGCGCACATGCCGAACCTGCGGTCCGTCGCCGACGAGGGGTGGCAGGCCGAACTGGGCACCGTGCTCCCGGCGGTCACCTGCAGCGCCCAGTCCACCTTCCTGACCGGGACGATGCCCGCCGAGCACGGCATCGTCGGCAACGGCTGGTACTTCCGCGAGCTCGGCGAGGTCTTCCTGTGGCGCCAGCACAACCGGCTCGTGCACGGCGACAAGGTCTGGGACACCGCGCGCCGCGATCACCCCGGCTACACCGCGGCGAACGTGTGCTGGTGGTACGCGATGGGAGCGAGCACGGACTGGACCGTGACGCCGCGGCCGATCTACCACGCCGACGGCCGCAAATCCCCCGACTGCTACACCCGCCCGCCGCAGCTGCACGACGATCTCACCGCCGAGCTCGGACCGTTCCCGCTGTTCCAGTACTGGGGCCCGACCGCGAGCATCGCCTCCAGCCGGTGGATCGCCGCCGCGGCGGGCCGCGTCCTGCGCGAGCACCGGCCCGACCTGCTGCTGTGCTACGTCCCGCACCTCGACTACGACCTGCAGCGCCACGGCCCGCGCAGCCCGCAGGCGCGCACGGCGGCCGCGGAGGTCGACGCGGCCCTGGCCGGGCTGCTCGCGCAGGCCCGCGATGCGTCGGCGACCGTCGTCGTGCTCAGCGAGTACGGCATCACACCGGTGCACCGCCAGGTCCACGTCAACCGGGAACTGCGCCGGGAGGGCCTGCTCGAAGTCCACACCCAGGCGGGCATGGAGTACCTCGACCCGTGGGCTTCGCGGGCGTTCGCCGTCGCCGACCACCAGACCGCGCACGTCTACGTCCGCGACCCCTCGGACGTGCCGCGCGTCCGCGACCTGGTCGCGGGGCTGCCCGGCGTCGACGAGGTGCTCGACCGGACCCGGCAGGCCCGCTACGGCCTGGACCACCCGCGAGCGGGCGACCTCGTCGCGGTCGCCGAACCGGACTCCTGGTTCACCTACTACTACTGGCTCGACCAGGACCGAGCCCCCGATTTCGCCAGGGGAGTGGAGATCCACCGCAAACCCGGCTACGACCCGGCGGAGCTGTTCCTCGACCCCGACGACCGCTGGGTGAAGGCCAAGGCCGCGCTGAACCTCGCGAAGAAGAAGACGGGCCTGCGCTACGCCATGAACGTGGTGCCGCTGGACGGACGCGCCGTCCAGGGCTCCCACGGTCGCCTGCCGGACGATCCGGCCGACGGACCGGTCCTGCTGTGCTCCGCCCCGCGCGTGCCCGCCGCCGTGGAACGCACCGGCCGCCTCGCGGCGACCGACGTCCACGACCTGGTGCTCCAGCTGCACGGAATCCGCTGA
- a CDS encoding inositol-3-phosphate synthase, which translates to MGENSRPGRTGLWLLGARGSVATTAIVGLAALRSGLVRPTGCVTELPAFGSAPLPGWDEIVVGGHDISGTDLHKTADALVSAGVLPVGVVSAVAAQLTAVESELRHGYDPATGGGDQAGEVARLAGDMGAFARRHDLERVVVVNVASTESPWPRGADLDDVAALDAALAAGEVPASVVAACAAVRAGCPYVEFTPSTGIAIPALLRMAEQRGLPYAGSDGKTGETLLRTVLAPMFTERALVVRSWAGTNLLGGGDGATLADPRAVASKLDSKSRGLHALLGGEVAAPLHIDNVPDLGQTKVAWDHVHAEGFLGAPVTLQLTWSAYDSALAAPLVLDLTRLVAMAHHAGQRGPLTALACFFKDPFGSAQHRFDHQVRGLHEWVRVTTEAAGGGA; encoded by the coding sequence GTGGGCGAGAACTCACGACCGGGACGCACCGGGCTGTGGCTGCTCGGCGCGCGCGGTTCGGTGGCGACCACGGCGATCGTCGGACTGGCCGCGCTGCGGTCCGGTCTGGTGCGTCCGACCGGCTGCGTGACCGAGCTGCCCGCGTTCGGCTCGGCACCGCTGCCGGGCTGGGACGAGATCGTCGTCGGCGGCCACGACATCTCCGGCACCGACCTGCACAAGACCGCCGACGCCCTGGTGTCGGCGGGGGTGCTGCCCGTCGGCGTGGTCTCCGCGGTCGCGGCGCAGCTGACGGCGGTGGAGTCGGAACTGCGCCACGGCTACGACCCGGCCACCGGCGGCGGTGATCAGGCGGGCGAGGTCGCGCGGCTGGCCGGGGACATGGGCGCGTTCGCGCGGCGCCACGACCTGGAACGGGTCGTGGTCGTCAACGTCGCCTCCACCGAGTCGCCGTGGCCGCGCGGCGCCGACCTCGACGACGTCGCCGCGCTCGACGCCGCGCTGGCGGCGGGCGAGGTCCCGGCCAGCGTCGTCGCGGCCTGCGCCGCCGTCCGGGCGGGCTGCCCGTACGTGGAGTTCACCCCTTCGACCGGGATCGCGATCCCGGCGCTGCTGCGGATGGCCGAGCAGCGCGGCCTGCCCTACGCGGGAAGCGACGGCAAGACCGGTGAAACACTGCTGCGCACGGTGCTCGCACCGATGTTCACCGAACGCGCGCTCGTCGTGCGGTCGTGGGCGGGCACGAACCTGCTCGGCGGCGGGGACGGCGCGACGCTCGCCGATCCGCGCGCCGTCGCCAGCAAGCTCGACTCCAAGTCCCGCGGGCTGCACGCGCTGCTCGGCGGCGAGGTCGCCGCGCCGCTGCACATCGACAACGTGCCGGACCTCGGCCAGACCAAGGTCGCGTGGGACCACGTCCACGCCGAGGGCTTCCTCGGTGCGCCGGTGACCTTGCAGCTGACGTGGTCGGCCTACGACTCGGCGCTGGCCGCGCCGCTGGTGCTCGACCTGACCCGGCTCGTCGCGATGGCGCACCACGCCGGGCAGCGCGGGCCGCTGACCGCGCTGGCGTGCTTCTTCAAGGACCCGTTCGGCTCCGCGCAGCACCGTTTCGACCACCAGGTGCGCGGTTTGCACGAGTGGGTGCGCGTCACCACCGAGGCCGCAGGGGGTGGGGCATGA